Proteins encoded in a region of the Diospyros lotus cultivar Yz01 chromosome 9, ASM1463336v1, whole genome shotgun sequence genome:
- the LOC127809660 gene encoding L-type lectin-domain containing receptor kinase IX.1-like has protein sequence MRRVVRNSFPTSPSNTIHLLVLGRIAVCSLLAAPYCATALGFNLTSNISSSSSIGPQLVISSNIIKLYGDANISDQGIIQVTPDEQGIYRERRAGRAVHADSLHLWDKPSGNLADFSTNFVFVIDSNGSSRYGDGLAFFLAPIHDVPNNINPGGAIGLPMNQISNHSWKPITSFVAVEFDTYLNGIDPLTSSRTHVGIDINTTHSNVTQEWLSNITGGATNEAWITYNSSSKNLSVVFTTYPVNNTRVEGALHFLVDLRDYLPEWVAVGFSASTGARFETNHVKSWSFSSSLVVPNKTASSPLSKGLVVGLSVGLPALVLVLALAGYVFWKKTRAEDEFAVELSMDNEFEAGTGPKKFSYNELSWATSNFAEKQKLGEGGFGGVYRGFLRELNSYVAVKRVSKGSTQGIREYASEVKIISRLRHRNLVQLVGWCHEKKQLLLVYEFLENGSLDSHLFKQKTLLTWPIRYKIAQGLASALLYLHEEWEQCVVHRDVKSSNVILDSNFNAKLGDFGLARLVDHDKGSQTTIVLAGTRGYMAPEYVVTGKASKESDVYSFGIVALEIACGRKAIDNKVPESQMILVQWVWDLYGTGRLLEAVDQKIGTDFDQQEMERLMIVGLWCAHPDHNLRPPIRQAIQVLNCDAPLHILPAIMPVATYFAPPLNPLTSLVSSTDGTNFSDGSQVQSSSYSHNTDSSKIIRSRMELEGGGGLVGTVVD, from the exons ATGAGGAGGGTGGTCCGCAATAGCTTCCCAACATCACCATCTAATACGATCCATCTCCTGGTCCTGGGCAGAATCGCGGTTTGCAGTCTGCTTGCAGCCCCTTATTGTGCAACTGCGCTCGGATTCAATCTCACTAGTAATattagcagcagcagcagcattgGGCCTCAGCTTGTCATCagttcaaatataattaaactCTACGGAGATGCTAACATCTCAGACCAAGGCATCATCCAAGTCACCCCAGACGAGCAGGGCATATACCGTGAACGCAGAGCCGGCAGAGCCGTCCACGCCGACTCTCTTCATCTTTGGGACAAGCCTTCTGGGAATTTGGCAGATTTCAGCACCAATTTCGTGTTTGTGATTGACTCAAACGGGAGCTCCAGATATGGAGATGGGCTGGCGTTCTTTCTTGCACCTATACATGATGTTCCCAATAATATCAATCCGGGTGGAGCCATTGGCCTTCCTATGAATCAAATCAGCAACCACTCATGGAAACCAATCACCTCATTTGTTGCTGTGGAGTTCGATACCTATCTCAATGGAATAGATCCACTGACATCATCCAGAACCCATGTGGGCATCGACATCAACACTACCCACTCGAATGTTACTCAAGAGTGGCTTAGCAACATTACCGGTGGAGCAACAAATGAGGCTTGGATTACTTACAATTCTAGTTCGAAAAATCTGAGTGTTGTTTTCACCACTTATCCTGTAAATAACACAAGGGTCGAGGGAGCCCTTCATTTCTTGGTTGATCTACGGGACTACTTGCCAGAATGGGTTGCCGTCGGTTTCTCAGCTTCAACGGGGGCAAGGTTTGAGACAAACCATGTTAAATCATGGAGTTTTAGCTCGAGTTTGGTTGTTCCTAACAAAACAGCTTCCAGCCCCTTAAGCAAGGGACTGGTGGTGGGACTGAGTGTGGGCCTACCAGCTTTGGTGCTTGTGTTGGCCTTGGCTGGCTATGTCTTCTGGAAGAAAACTAGAGCAGAGGACGAATTTGCAGTTGAACTATCTATGGATAATGAATTTGAGGCAGGTACTGGGCCAAAGAAGTTTTCATACAATGAACTATCCTGGGCAACTAGTAACTTTGCAGAGAAACAGAAGCTTGGTGAGGGAGGATTTGGAGGTGTTTACCGAGGTTTCTTGAGGGAATTGAACTCCTATGTTGCCGTGAAGAGGGTATCAAAGGGGTCAACGCAGGGAATAAGGGAGTACGCGTCAGAAGTGAAGATCATTAGCCGGTTGAGGCATAGAAACCTGGTGCAGCTCGTTGGTTGGTGCCATGAGAAAAAACAACTGCTGCTTGTATACGAGTTCCTGGAAAATGGCAGCTTGGATTCCCACCTCTTCAAACAGAAAACCTTGTTGACATGGCCAATAAGGTATAAAATTGCTCAAGGCCTGGCCTCAGCACTGCTCTACCTCCACGAAGAATGGGAACAGTGTGTGGTCCATAGGGATGTTAAGTCAAGCAATGTTATATTGGATTCCAATTTCAATGCCAAACTTGGTGATTTTGGATTAGCTAGGCTTGTTGACCATGATAAAGGATCACAAACCACAATTGTTTTGGCAGGCACAAGGGGTTATATGGCGCCGGAATATGTAGTTACAGGCAAAGCTAGCAAGGAATCTGATGTCTATAGCTTCGGAATTGTAGCGCTGGAGATAGCTTGTGGAAGAAAAGCCATTGACAATAAGGTCCCAGAAAGCCAGATGATACTGGTTCAGTGGGTTTGGGACCTCTATGGTACAGGACGACTGCTAGAGGCAGTGGATCAAAAGATTGGCACAGATTTTGACCAGCAAGAAATGGAAAGATTAATGATTGTTGGGCTCTGGTGCGCGCACCCTGATCACAATCTCCGGCCTCCTATTAGACAAGCAATTCAAGTGCTTAATTGTGATGCCCCGTTGCACATCCTTCCGGCAATAATGCCAGTGGCAACATATTTTGCTCCCCCACTAAATCCCTTGACATCTCTGGTTTCTTCTACCGATGGCACCAACTTTTCTGACGGCAGCCAAGTCCAGTCTTCAAGCTATAGTCACAACACTGATTCTTCAAAG ATAATAAGGTCTAGAATGGAATTGGAAGGTGGTGGTGGATTGGTGGGGACGGTGGTTGACTAG